One segment of Pyxidicoccus trucidator DNA contains the following:
- a CDS encoding S1 RNA-binding domain-containing protein: protein MVVVKRASGAIETRGLADEKPADATATSEETTATAEASAATPAAPPAPRPVTPTPAPSSALYEEVPESQSFAEMFEAQGGAPGRRGVRVGEKVKGTIFQLGADTAFVSLEGSAKSEAMIELRELKDDEGILRFGVGDSLEAHVIEVGAKGILLSRALAKGSASMAMLAEARASGMPVEGMVLSVNKGGVEVAIGDIRAFCPISQLDLRFVEKPDQFIGEKLQFRVTEVRDRNVVLSRRALLEEEQRKLANETRKTLSEGKVVKGKVSGVRDFGVFVDLGGVEGMIPVSELSYTRVGHPSEVVNAGDEVEVEILRMEAAQPNSPDKSKQKERITLSMRARMEDPFKKAISELKEGDRLQGKVVRLQPFGAFVELRPGVDGLVHISALSDRRIAHPRDVVKEGEVIWVAIEKIDPNDKRIGLRRISEEEAQRPPEERPASTAAAASAAPARQPAAPRPQVGQVVVGKVDRIEPYGVFLAFPGGKGLLPASETGTERGTDLRKHYSLGQEVKVAILDIDASGKIRLSVTAAVRAEERAEVEAWQKTQQPQGQAAGKKGFGTFADLLSKMGK from the coding sequence ATGGTGGTCGTGAAGCGCGCCTCGGGTGCCATTGAAACGCGCGGCCTGGCGGACGAGAAGCCCGCCGACGCTACGGCCACGTCCGAGGAGACCACGGCGACCGCCGAGGCCTCCGCCGCGACGCCGGCCGCGCCGCCCGCGCCGCGTCCGGTGACGCCGACTCCCGCGCCGTCCAGCGCGCTGTACGAGGAGGTCCCCGAGTCCCAGTCCTTCGCCGAGATGTTCGAGGCGCAGGGGGGGGCTCCCGGCCGCCGCGGCGTGCGCGTGGGCGAGAAGGTCAAGGGCACCATCTTCCAGCTCGGCGCGGACACCGCGTTCGTCTCGCTGGAGGGGTCCGCCAAGAGCGAGGCGATGATCGAGCTTCGCGAGCTGAAGGACGACGAGGGCATCCTCCGCTTCGGCGTGGGTGACAGCCTGGAGGCGCACGTCATCGAGGTGGGCGCCAAGGGCATCCTCCTCAGCCGCGCGCTGGCCAAGGGCAGCGCGTCCATGGCCATGCTGGCCGAGGCCCGCGCTTCCGGCATGCCCGTCGAGGGCATGGTGCTGAGCGTGAACAAGGGCGGTGTCGAGGTCGCCATCGGCGACATCCGCGCCTTCTGCCCCATCAGCCAGCTGGACCTGCGCTTCGTGGAGAAGCCGGACCAGTTCATCGGCGAGAAGCTCCAGTTCCGCGTCACCGAGGTCCGGGACCGCAACGTGGTGCTGTCGCGCCGGGCGCTCCTGGAAGAGGAGCAGCGGAAGCTGGCCAACGAGACGCGCAAGACGCTGTCCGAGGGCAAGGTCGTCAAGGGCAAGGTCTCCGGCGTCCGTGACTTCGGCGTGTTCGTCGACCTGGGCGGCGTCGAGGGAATGATTCCCGTCTCCGAGCTCTCGTACACGCGCGTGGGCCACCCCAGCGAGGTGGTCAACGCCGGTGACGAGGTCGAGGTGGAGATCCTCCGCATGGAGGCCGCCCAGCCCAACTCGCCCGACAAGAGCAAGCAGAAGGAGCGCATCACCCTGTCCATGCGCGCGCGCATGGAGGACCCCTTCAAGAAGGCGATCTCCGAGCTCAAGGAAGGCGACCGGCTCCAGGGCAAGGTCGTCCGCCTGCAGCCCTTCGGTGCCTTCGTGGAGCTGCGTCCGGGCGTGGATGGCCTGGTGCACATCTCCGCGCTGAGCGACCGCCGCATCGCGCACCCACGCGACGTGGTGAAGGAGGGTGAGGTCATCTGGGTCGCCATCGAGAAGATCGACCCCAACGACAAGCGCATCGGCCTGCGCCGCATCTCCGAGGAGGAGGCGCAGCGTCCTCCCGAGGAGCGTCCGGCCTCCACGGCCGCTGCCGCCAGCGCCGCCCCGGCCCGTCAGCCGGCCGCGCCCCGTCCCCAGGTCGGGCAGGTCGTCGTCGGCAAGGTGGACCGCATCGAGCCCTACGGCGTGTTCCTCGCCTTCCCCGGTGGCAAGGGCCTGCTGCCCGCCAGCGAGACGGGCACCGAGCGTGGCACCGACCTGCGCAAGCACTACTCGCTGGGCCAGGAGGTGAAGGTGGCCATCCTGGACATCGACGCCTCCGGGAAGATTCGCCTGTCCGTCACCGCCGCCGTTCGCGCGGAGGAGCGGGCCGAGGTGGAGGCCTGGCAGAAGACGCAGCAGCCCCAGGGCCAGGCCGCGGGCAAGAAGGGCTTCGGCACCTTCGCCGACCTGCTCAGCAAGATGGGCAAGTAA
- the murJ gene encoding murein biosynthesis integral membrane protein MurJ — protein sequence MTASAPESPPPPPPAVPTRSARPGGKGALLVATGILASRLMGLVRERVFAHYLGNEAAAAVFKAALRIPNFLQNLFGEGVLSGSFIPVYAGLLGRKEDEEADRVAGAVFGLLSLVTALAVAAGMLATPLLVDLIAPGFEGHERELAITTVRILFPGTGMLVLSAWCLGILNSHRRFLLSYLAPVVWNIVIILTLVIAGGRYTEDRLVEVLAYGVVLGCTLQFAVQVPSTLRLLGRFRPTLSLAGDSVRQVLKNFGPVVLGRGVVQFSAWVDTAFATLISNRAVSSLLYAQTIYLIPVSLFGMAVSAAELPEMSRASGEGQDVAAKLRERIDNGARRIAFWVVPSAAAFLFLGDMVAAALLQTGRFDAADSRYLWYLLMGSAVGLVASTVGRLYASAFYALKDPKTPLRFAVVRVTAGALGAWVLGLHLPEWLGLPQYLGALGLTLASGMVAWLESTLLRRKLVKQVGPVGVPPGLLPRLWGAATIAGLVGLGIKLGLALLLGPMPGVEAEWGGALLAPPHLHPAVGFLAVAVPFGAVYFGLAAAMGVPEAGAVFRKVGRKLRLVR from the coding sequence GTGACTGCCTCCGCCCCCGAGTCCCCACCGCCGCCGCCGCCCGCCGTGCCCACCCGGTCCGCGCGTCCGGGCGGGAAGGGCGCGCTGCTCGTCGCCACTGGCATCCTGGCCTCACGGTTGATGGGGCTGGTGCGCGAGCGCGTCTTCGCGCACTACCTGGGCAACGAGGCGGCGGCCGCCGTCTTCAAGGCCGCGCTGCGCATCCCCAACTTCCTGCAGAACCTCTTCGGCGAGGGCGTCCTCTCCGGCTCGTTCATTCCCGTGTACGCGGGGCTGCTGGGGCGCAAGGAAGACGAGGAGGCGGACCGGGTGGCCGGCGCCGTCTTCGGCCTGCTGTCGCTGGTCACCGCGCTGGCGGTGGCGGCGGGCATGCTCGCCACGCCGCTCCTGGTGGACCTCATCGCCCCGGGCTTCGAGGGCCACGAGCGGGAGCTGGCCATCACCACGGTGCGCATCCTCTTCCCCGGCACGGGGATGCTGGTGCTGAGCGCGTGGTGCCTGGGCATCCTCAACAGCCATCGCCGCTTCCTGCTGTCGTACCTGGCGCCGGTGGTGTGGAACATCGTCATCATCCTCACCCTGGTCATCGCCGGCGGCCGCTACACCGAGGACCGGCTGGTGGAGGTGCTCGCGTACGGCGTGGTGCTGGGCTGCACCCTCCAGTTCGCGGTGCAGGTGCCCTCGACGCTGCGGCTGCTGGGGCGCTTCCGCCCGACGCTGTCGCTGGCGGGCGACTCCGTGCGCCAGGTGCTGAAGAACTTCGGCCCGGTGGTGCTGGGGCGTGGCGTGGTGCAGTTCAGCGCGTGGGTGGACACCGCCTTCGCGACGCTCATCTCCAACCGCGCGGTGTCCTCGCTGCTGTATGCGCAGACTATCTACCTCATCCCCGTGAGCCTCTTCGGCATGGCGGTGTCCGCCGCGGAGCTGCCGGAGATGTCCCGCGCCTCGGGCGAGGGCCAGGACGTGGCCGCGAAGCTGCGCGAGCGCATCGACAACGGCGCGCGGCGCATCGCCTTCTGGGTGGTGCCCTCCGCCGCCGCGTTCCTCTTCCTCGGGGACATGGTGGCCGCCGCGCTGCTGCAGACGGGCCGCTTCGACGCGGCCGACTCGCGCTACCTCTGGTACCTGCTGATGGGCTCGGCGGTGGGCCTCGTCGCCTCCACCGTGGGCCGCCTCTATGCCTCCGCCTTCTACGCGCTGAAGGACCCGAAGACGCCCCTGCGCTTCGCGGTGGTGCGAGTCACCGCGGGCGCCCTGGGCGCGTGGGTGCTGGGCCTGCACCTCCCGGAGTGGCTGGGCCTCCCCCAGTACCTGGGCGCGCTGGGGCTCACCCTGGCGAGCGGCATGGTGGCCTGGCTGGAGTCCACTCTCCTCCGCCGGAAGCTGGTGAAGCAGGTGGGGCCCGTGGGCGTTCCCCCGGGGCTGCTGCCCCGGCTGTGGGGCGCGGCCACCATCGCGGGCCTCGTTGGGCTGGGCATCAAGCTGGGGCTTGCCTTGCTGCTCGGCCCCATGCCGGGCGTGGAGGCGGAGTGGGGTGGGGCGCTGCTGGCGCCGCCCCACTTGCACCCCGCGGTGGGCTTTCTCGCGGTCGCTGTGCCCTTCGGTGCGGTTTATTTTGGACTGGCCGCCGCCATGGGGGTACCCGAGGCCGGCGCCGTGTTCCGCAAGGTCGGCCGCAAGCTGCGGCTGGTGCGCTAA
- a CDS encoding ferritin: MAGTPDSDLDDVARIRRVLARELETINEYEAFARTSSAPEVRAFFLHLAAEEKEHVSEAVHMLRMMDNGQDAHFTKPFVPGHFEGTAGAPPATVAADRHAPVEPPAPASVSGNGRNGRLGSEPPTSLPPQRLMYGLPAPPPAVESHPLTVGSLRRGGGGGGSGR, from the coding sequence ATGGCCGGAACCCCCGACAGCGACCTGGACGACGTGGCGCGCATCCGCCGCGTGCTGGCCCGCGAGCTCGAGACCATCAACGAGTATGAGGCCTTCGCCAGGACCTCCTCGGCGCCCGAGGTCCGCGCCTTCTTCCTGCACCTGGCCGCCGAGGAGAAGGAGCACGTCTCCGAGGCCGTCCACATGCTCCGCATGATGGACAACGGTCAGGACGCGCACTTCACGAAGCCTTTCGTCCCCGGACACTTCGAGGGGACGGCCGGTGCGCCTCCCGCCACCGTCGCCGCCGACCGGCACGCTCCGGTGGAGCCCCCTGCCCCTGCCTCCGTGTCCGGGAATGGCCGCAATGGCCGCCTGGGCTCGGAGCCCCCCACGTCGCTGCCTCCGCAGCGGTTGATGTACGGCCTGCCCGCCCCGCCGCCCGCGGTGGAGTCCCATCCGCTCACCGTCGGCTCGCTCCGCCGGGGTGGTGGCGGCGGTGGCAGCGGTCGCTGA
- the encA gene encoding encapsulin nanocompartment shell protein EncA, translating into MPDFLGHAENPLREEEWARLNETVIQVARRSLVGRRILDIYGPLGAGVQTVPYDEFQGVSPGAVDIVGEQETAMVFTDARKFKTIPILYKDFLLHWRDIEAARTHNMPLDVSAAAGAAALCAQQEDELIFYGDARLGYEGLMTANGRLTVPLGDWTVAGGGFQAIVDSTRKLNEHGHFGPYAVVLSPRLYSQLHRIYEKTGVLEIETIRQLASDGVYQSNRLRGDSGVVVSTGRENMDLAVSMDMVAAYLGASRMNHPFRVLEALLLRIKHPDAICTLEGPGAASAPPAPTHRR; encoded by the coding sequence ATGCCTGACTTCCTTGGACATGCCGAGAACCCGCTGCGCGAAGAGGAGTGGGCGCGTCTGAACGAGACCGTCATCCAGGTCGCGCGGCGCTCGCTCGTCGGCCGTCGAATCCTGGACATCTACGGTCCGCTGGGCGCGGGCGTGCAGACCGTGCCCTACGACGAGTTCCAGGGCGTGTCCCCGGGCGCGGTGGACATCGTCGGGGAGCAGGAGACCGCGATGGTCTTCACCGACGCGCGCAAGTTCAAGACCATCCCCATCCTCTACAAGGACTTCCTGCTGCACTGGCGGGATATCGAGGCGGCGCGCACGCACAACATGCCGCTGGACGTGTCCGCCGCCGCGGGCGCCGCCGCGCTGTGCGCGCAGCAGGAGGACGAGCTCATCTTCTACGGCGACGCGCGCCTGGGCTACGAGGGGCTGATGACGGCCAACGGCCGGCTCACCGTGCCGCTCGGGGACTGGACTGTGGCGGGCGGCGGCTTCCAGGCCATCGTCGACTCCACCCGCAAGCTGAACGAGCACGGCCACTTCGGCCCCTACGCCGTGGTGCTGTCGCCGCGGCTGTACTCGCAGCTGCACCGCATCTACGAGAAGACGGGCGTGCTCGAAATCGAGACCATCCGCCAGCTCGCGTCGGACGGCGTCTACCAGTCCAACCGCCTGCGCGGGGACTCCGGCGTGGTGGTGTCCACCGGCCGGGAGAACATGGACCTCGCCGTGTCCATGGACATGGTGGCCGCGTACCTGGGCGCGTCGCGGATGAACCACCCCTTCCGCGTGCTGGAGGCGCTGCTGCTGCGCATCAAGCACCCGGACGCCATCTGCACCCTCGAGGGCCCCGGCGCCGCCAGCGCGCCGCCCGCCCCCACGCACCGCCGCTAG
- a CDS encoding sigma-54-dependent transcriptional regulator yields MAKVLVIDDEANLRKVLAAMLRRDGFDVTVAENGEQGLAEFHKNGADIVVTDLVMPKVGGMEVLGTVRAANPDVPVIIITAHGTVDSAVDAIKAGAFDYITKPFDQVELSSVVAKAAKTNESARRSVRPDLKARAAIIGDSPQIQEVYKIIDKVADTPSTVLITGESGTGKELIATALHGASSRRDKPFIKINCAAIPATLLESELFGYERGAFTGAVTSKPGRFELADEGTLFLDELGEIPVEMQVKLLRALQEGEFERVGGIKTTRVDVRLVAATNRDLQAEIEAGRFRKDLYYRLAVVPITLPALRERRSDIPMLARHFLDKYNKRLNKKIEGIADDAMALLQAYAWPGNIRELENLIERVLLFADGPFITAKDLPEPVRGGAGVQAGAASSSSSAAMEVPTGEVGLKDIVRMKAAELERDLIVKKLDETGGNVTRAARLLQISRKSLQTKMKEFGLRDTTPDGQDDTTDE; encoded by the coding sequence ATGGCAAAAGTTCTGGTCATCGACGACGAGGCGAACCTCCGCAAGGTGCTCGCCGCGATGCTGCGCCGCGATGGCTTCGACGTCACCGTCGCGGAGAATGGCGAGCAGGGGCTCGCCGAGTTTCACAAGAACGGCGCGGACATCGTGGTGACGGACCTGGTGATGCCCAAGGTGGGCGGCATGGAGGTGCTGGGCACCGTCCGCGCCGCCAACCCGGACGTGCCGGTCATCATCATCACCGCGCACGGCACCGTGGACTCCGCCGTGGACGCCATCAAGGCCGGCGCGTTCGACTACATCACCAAGCCCTTCGACCAGGTGGAGCTGTCCTCCGTCGTGGCCAAGGCCGCCAAGACGAACGAGAGCGCCCGCCGCTCCGTCCGGCCGGACCTCAAGGCGCGCGCCGCCATCATCGGTGACTCGCCGCAGATTCAAGAGGTCTACAAAATCATCGACAAGGTGGCGGACACGCCCTCCACGGTGCTCATCACCGGGGAGAGCGGCACGGGCAAGGAGCTCATCGCCACCGCGTTGCACGGCGCGTCCAGCCGCCGCGACAAGCCCTTCATCAAGATCAACTGCGCGGCCATCCCCGCCACGCTGCTGGAGAGCGAGCTGTTCGGCTACGAGCGCGGAGCCTTCACCGGCGCCGTCACCTCCAAGCCCGGCCGCTTCGAGCTGGCCGACGAGGGCACCCTCTTCCTGGACGAGCTGGGTGAAATCCCGGTGGAGATGCAGGTGAAGCTGCTGCGCGCGCTCCAGGAGGGCGAGTTCGAGCGCGTGGGCGGCATCAAGACCACGCGCGTGGACGTGCGCCTGGTGGCCGCCACCAACCGCGATTTGCAGGCGGAAATCGAGGCGGGCCGCTTCCGCAAGGATTTGTACTACCGGCTGGCGGTGGTGCCCATCACCCTGCCCGCCCTGCGCGAGCGCCGCAGCGACATTCCGATGCTCGCGCGGCACTTCCTGGACAAGTACAACAAGCGCCTCAACAAGAAGATCGAAGGCATCGCCGACGACGCCATGGCACTGCTCCAGGCCTATGCGTGGCCGGGCAACATCCGGGAGCTGGAGAACCTCATCGAGCGCGTGCTGCTCTTCGCGGACGGACCCTTCATCACCGCGAAGGACCTGCCGGAGCCGGTGCGCGGAGGAGCGGGCGTACAGGCGGGCGCCGCGTCGTCATCCTCCTCGGCGGCCATGGAGGTTCCCACGGGTGAAGTCGGACTCAAGGACATCGTCCGCATGAAGGCGGCCGAGCTGGAGCGGGACCTCATCGTGAAGAAGCTCGATGAGACGGGCGGCAACGTCACGCGGGCCGCTCGCCTGCTGCAGATCAGCCGCAAGTCGCTGCAGACCAAGATGAAGGAATTCGGCCTGCGCGACACCACACCAGACGGGCAGGACGACACCACCGACGAGTAG
- a CDS encoding M23 family metallopeptidase — protein MRPNLPTLGAPPKRSPFGPVVAVSLILGGAAGGVWWWKQRMAHATEGAAQAAPAAVDAGAVAAAPVAPPAPVDPVKAAGLERASVRIDGPLETALNGAAGADVGPALAQVVTRTLVWWVEVPGEILRGDTLDVLFQRRPNEEPLVHAVRFTSGKLGKTLSAYRFQGEGDPNARYYLSSGDELELRLEKSPIDNYEQVTSLLRDGRRHKGVDFRTPVGTPIKAPFSGVVKRKNWNFGSNGNCLELVETGGRGRRALFLHLDAVDKNIKAGSRFTVGQVIAASGNTGRSFAPHLHYQLMTQDDRVLDPFEQHKTYRRSLNTSHKALFENEVRRLDGLLGTSVAGK, from the coding sequence ATGCGGCCGAACCTTCCCACCCTCGGTGCCCCTCCGAAGCGCAGTCCCTTCGGACCGGTGGTCGCCGTGTCACTCATCCTCGGCGGAGCCGCCGGCGGCGTGTGGTGGTGGAAGCAGCGGATGGCACATGCCACGGAAGGGGCCGCGCAGGCCGCTCCCGCGGCCGTGGACGCGGGGGCCGTCGCCGCGGCGCCCGTCGCCCCTCCGGCGCCGGTGGACCCCGTGAAGGCCGCGGGCCTGGAGCGTGCCTCGGTGCGCATCGACGGCCCGCTGGAGACGGCGCTCAACGGCGCTGCCGGCGCGGACGTGGGCCCCGCCCTGGCGCAGGTGGTGACGCGCACGCTGGTGTGGTGGGTGGAGGTGCCCGGGGAGATCCTCCGGGGCGACACGCTCGACGTGCTCTTCCAGCGCCGGCCGAACGAGGAGCCCCTGGTGCACGCGGTGCGCTTCACCAGCGGGAAGCTGGGCAAGACGCTCAGCGCCTACCGCTTCCAGGGCGAGGGCGACCCGAACGCCCGCTACTACCTCTCCAGCGGCGATGAGCTGGAGCTGCGCCTGGAGAAGTCACCCATCGACAACTACGAGCAGGTGACGTCCCTGCTGCGCGACGGCCGCCGTCACAAGGGCGTGGACTTCCGCACCCCGGTGGGCACGCCCATCAAGGCGCCCTTCAGCGGCGTGGTGAAGCGCAAGAACTGGAACTTCGGCAGCAACGGCAACTGCCTGGAGCTGGTGGAGACCGGTGGCCGCGGCCGGCGGGCCCTCTTCCTGCACCTGGACGCGGTGGACAAGAACATCAAGGCGGGGAGCCGCTTCACGGTGGGCCAGGTCATCGCCGCCAGCGGCAACACGGGCCGCTCCTTCGCGCCCCACCTGCACTATCAGCTGATGACGCAGGATGACCGCGTGCTGGACCCCTTCGAGCAGCACAAGACGTACCGCCGGTCCCTGAATACCAGCCACAAGGCGCTCTTCGAGAACGAGGTGCGGCGCCTGGACGGGCTCCTCGGGACCTCGGTGGCCGGCAAGTAA
- the rsmI gene encoding 16S rRNA (cytidine(1402)-2'-O)-methyltransferase: MAGTLYLVATPIGNLGDVTSRALETLRTVRFIACEDTRHSRVLLDHFGIGGKDLVSLPAFAEGQRAGRILDRIAEGDDCALVTDAGSPAISDPGEKLVSEALERGLTVVPIPGPTALVAALSASGLPTGRFHFLGFIPRKGAERRAMLEEVAQLSATLVLYESPRRVGETLPDLLEVWGDRRACVARELTKLHEEFARGTLSELAARYATEEPRGEVVVLVEGRTGERRWSEEELRKALEDGLSRGEKLKALSTELARRAGWGGQDVYRLGLSLKR; this comes from the coding sequence ATGGCTGGAACGCTCTATCTGGTGGCAACGCCCATCGGGAACCTGGGGGATGTGACGTCACGGGCGCTGGAGACGCTGCGCACCGTGCGCTTCATCGCCTGTGAGGACACGCGGCATTCGCGCGTGCTGCTGGACCACTTCGGCATTGGCGGGAAGGACCTGGTGAGCCTGCCGGCCTTCGCGGAAGGGCAGCGTGCCGGGCGCATCCTGGACCGGATTGCCGAGGGCGACGACTGCGCGCTGGTGACGGACGCGGGCAGTCCGGCCATCAGCGACCCCGGAGAGAAGCTGGTGTCGGAGGCGCTGGAGCGGGGGCTGACGGTGGTGCCCATTCCAGGCCCCACGGCCCTCGTCGCGGCGCTGAGCGCGTCCGGGCTGCCCACGGGGCGTTTCCACTTCCTGGGCTTCATTCCACGCAAGGGAGCAGAGCGCCGGGCCATGCTGGAGGAGGTGGCCCAGCTGTCCGCGACGCTGGTGCTCTACGAGTCCCCGCGCCGGGTGGGCGAGACGCTGCCGGACCTGCTGGAAGTCTGGGGAGACCGGCGCGCCTGCGTGGCCCGCGAGCTGACGAAGCTGCACGAGGAGTTCGCCCGGGGCACGCTGTCGGAGCTGGCCGCGCGCTACGCGACGGAGGAGCCCCGGGGCGAGGTGGTGGTGCTGGTGGAAGGCCGCACCGGAGAGCGCCGCTGGTCCGAGGAGGAGCTGCGCAAGGCGCTGGAGGACGGCCTGTCGCGCGGCGAGAAGCTCAAGGCGCTGAGCACCGAGCTGGCCCGCCGCGCGGGCTGGGGCGGTCAGGACGTGTACCGGCTGGGCCTCTCGCTGAAGCGGTGA
- a CDS encoding YraN family protein, giving the protein MGRAAPRERREYGNAAEEAAVGFLEAQGWRVLARNWTCRYGELDVVAEREDTVCFVEVRMRSTAVWGDPAHTVSFAKQRRVVKAALHYLFAHDLRERMMRFDVISVVGRGERATVEHIPGAFDAGM; this is encoded by the coding sequence ATGGGACGGGCGGCGCCGCGCGAGCGGCGGGAGTACGGAAACGCGGCCGAGGAAGCGGCGGTGGGCTTCCTGGAAGCGCAGGGGTGGCGGGTGCTGGCGCGCAACTGGACGTGCCGGTACGGAGAGCTGGACGTGGTGGCCGAGCGGGAGGACACCGTGTGTTTCGTGGAGGTGCGGATGCGCTCCACGGCCGTGTGGGGAGACCCGGCGCACACCGTATCCTTCGCCAAGCAGCGTCGGGTGGTGAAGGCCGCGCTGCACTACCTCTTCGCTCACGACTTGCGCGAGCGGATGATGCGCTTCGACGTGATATCGGTGGTGGGGCGTGGTGAGCGCGCCACCGTGGAGCACATCCCCGGCGCCTTCGACGCGGGCATGTGA
- a CDS encoding chromosome segregation protein SMC codes for MQFAEVAVQNVRGFSPAGRFALKAGYLVLKPPTAEISPLAGLSLALLFADGRGGDASFLSPGAKSGKAALTFVGVDGVTYRVLRELGGSGTLHRMNKTTQQAELVSSDASEVSQFLRGQVGLPPRTTFEQLYCLQAGQLPSKRPRKPAAGAKQDPKTSGKFPSLASAATVAPAEDIGAAEAKLRALEQELVGASEVDQIQFKVDGLTSQVFDAEQRLKGTDGLKVAISEAEGAWRAAPTPQSLGLPQDILGRVQRYPKVVTKRDDALARLNQDRDVEAESVPAHVEPLKENRIFWAGMGAGVLFLALGVGLGFGVDATFRYLTLLNIPAFGVAAFMALRYVDELQKASRHGSKEGRFEAREKKILEEFEAEAAPLRMAQKALGVESLDEIAPTLERKELLGARVVELKDQLASMEADPDYVAAVTQRQSLRNELEALNAELTQKGSYVRDIREVEREIGRVKESIALAKAPPPVAAPSADGTPAPVEALEDPSPALLAQAADVFNTDVLSVQGLLKERCLQYLTALTDRRYQGVEWDKEGRGFALAAGKRTPVGELPPKDLDLYYLALRMTVVEKASARVKRPFLLEDVFAGVEEVKLPLIARMLKHLGTLTQVLHVTGHPGFAQMSDGTVNV; via the coding sequence ATGCAATTCGCCGAGGTCGCCGTCCAGAACGTCCGGGGCTTCTCTCCAGCGGGGCGCTTCGCCCTCAAAGCCGGGTACCTGGTCCTCAAGCCCCCCACGGCGGAGATCAGTCCGCTGGCGGGCCTGTCGCTCGCGTTGCTATTCGCCGATGGGCGCGGCGGTGACGCCAGCTTCCTCTCGCCGGGCGCGAAGTCGGGCAAGGCGGCCCTCACCTTCGTCGGCGTGGACGGGGTGACGTACCGCGTGCTGCGCGAGCTGGGCGGCTCCGGGACGCTGCACCGGATGAACAAGACGACGCAGCAGGCGGAGCTGGTGTCCTCGGACGCGTCGGAGGTCAGCCAGTTCCTCCGGGGCCAGGTGGGGCTGCCGCCGCGCACCACCTTCGAGCAGCTGTACTGCCTGCAGGCCGGGCAGCTCCCCTCGAAGCGCCCGCGCAAGCCGGCCGCGGGGGCGAAGCAGGACCCCAAGACGTCCGGGAAGTTCCCCTCGCTGGCGTCGGCGGCCACGGTGGCCCCCGCCGAGGACATTGGCGCCGCCGAGGCGAAGCTGCGCGCGCTCGAGCAGGAGCTGGTGGGCGCGAGCGAGGTGGACCAGATCCAATTCAAGGTGGACGGCCTGACGTCGCAGGTCTTCGACGCCGAGCAGCGCCTGAAGGGCACGGACGGGCTGAAGGTGGCCATCTCCGAGGCGGAGGGCGCCTGGCGGGCCGCGCCCACGCCGCAGTCGCTCGGGCTGCCGCAGGACATCCTGGGTCGCGTGCAGCGCTACCCCAAGGTGGTGACGAAGCGGGACGACGCCCTGGCTCGGCTCAATCAGGACCGGGACGTCGAGGCGGAGTCGGTGCCCGCGCACGTGGAGCCGCTGAAGGAGAACCGCATCTTCTGGGCGGGGATGGGCGCGGGCGTGCTCTTCCTCGCGCTGGGCGTGGGCCTGGGCTTCGGCGTGGATGCGACGTTCCGCTACCTGACGCTGCTGAACATCCCCGCCTTCGGCGTGGCCGCGTTCATGGCGCTGCGCTACGTGGACGAGCTGCAGAAGGCGTCCCGGCACGGCAGCAAGGAAGGCCGCTTCGAGGCCCGCGAGAAGAAGATCCTCGAGGAGTTCGAGGCCGAGGCCGCGCCGCTGCGGATGGCGCAGAAGGCGCTCGGCGTGGAGTCACTGGACGAGATTGCCCCCACGCTGGAGCGCAAGGAGCTGCTGGGCGCGCGCGTGGTGGAGCTGAAGGACCAGCTGGCCTCCATGGAGGCGGACCCGGACTACGTGGCCGCCGTCACCCAGCGGCAGTCGCTGAGGAACGAGCTGGAGGCGCTCAACGCGGAGCTGACGCAGAAGGGCTCCTACGTGCGGGACATCCGCGAGGTGGAGCGGGAGATTGGCCGGGTGAAGGAGTCCATCGCCCTGGCCAAGGCACCGCCTCCGGTCGCGGCTCCGAGCGCGGATGGCACTCCGGCCCCGGTGGAGGCCCTGGAGGACCCGTCCCCCGCGCTGCTGGCCCAGGCCGCGGACGTCTTCAACACGGACGTGCTGTCCGTGCAGGGGCTGCTCAAGGAGCGCTGCCTCCAGTACCTCACCGCGCTCACGGACCGGCGCTACCAGGGGGTCGAGTGGGACAAGGAGGGCCGGGGCTTCGCACTCGCGGCCGGCAAGCGGACTCCCGTGGGAGAGCTGCCGCCGAAGGACCTGGACCTCTACTACCTGGCGCTGCGGATGACGGTGGTGGAGAAGGCGAGCGCCCGCGTGAAGCGGCCCTTCCTGCTGGAGGACGTCTTCGCCGGTGTCGAAGAGGTGAAGCTGCCCCTCATCGCCCGCATGCTGAAGCACCTGGGCACGCTGACGCAGGTGCTGCATGTCACCGGGCACCCCGGCTTCGCGCAGATGTCGGACGGCACCGTTAACGTGTAG
- the rplS gene encoding 50S ribosomal protein L19: MRNAAIQHVEAKFLRQDVTAFRPGDSVRVHWKVKEGDKERVQAFEGVVIRLSGRAHRATFAVRKMSFGVGVERIFPLHSPRYERIEVLSRGAVNRSRLFYLRDLKGKAARVDVQEEPTAKTVAAAAAKKAAKSAS; the protein is encoded by the coding sequence ATGCGTAACGCCGCCATTCAGCACGTCGAGGCCAAGTTCCTGCGCCAGGACGTCACCGCTTTCCGTCCTGGTGACTCCGTGCGCGTCCACTGGAAGGTGAAGGAGGGCGACAAGGAGCGCGTTCAGGCTTTCGAGGGCGTCGTCATCCGGCTGAGCGGCCGTGCGCACCGCGCGACCTTCGCCGTCCGGAAGATGTCCTTCGGCGTCGGCGTGGAGCGCATCTTCCCCCTGCACAGCCCCCGCTATGAGCGCATCGAGGTCCTGTCGCGTGGCGCCGTGAACCGCAGCCGCCTGTTCTACCTCCGCGACCTCAAGGGCAAGGCCGCCCGCGTGGACGTGCAGGAGGAGCCGACGGCCAAGACGGTCGCCGCTGCCGCCGCCAAGAAGGCCGCCAAGTCGGCGTCCTGA